The genomic region AGGGGGGGAGAAGAGATAATCAGGCTGCCAAGGGTTCGTTTAAAGGAGGCTCTTTATCTCAGCCAGTCATCACACACGGATTTGCTTTTCGGGATCGTTGCAAGCACTCCACAGCTGTACCCCAGAAATCATGGATGATACCGCGGCAGGGAAATTAGTGCTGGAGGGGTAGCAGTGACGATCCCTGCTGTTCTGGCCAGGAGGTGGTGAGCACCCCTGCATCTCGCAAACTATCGCGCTTTGGGCACGGGGCTTTGCATCATTATCAGCCTTTTTGCACGGTCTCGTGGACAAGGTTCCTGGTCTAGCTCCTGGGGTTCACCTGGACAGCCAGACAGCGCAGCTGGGTCCGTTGGTGATGAGCGCCACGGGTCAAAGCGCACTGCAACGGTGAAGACGCTAAACAGCACCGCTAGGACGTGGGTGTACAGGGCCCAACTGGCTCCAAGAAAAACCGAGGACGACTTTTGGTGGCAGAGCGCGCTATGAATTCTTGGATATTTACTGTACGGCCATGGACTCGGACAGTGGGGACGAGGGTTCAGATGATAGCGTCGGGCCGTAACGTTTCAAGTAAGGGATTGCACTGACAGGTCTAGATGAGGAAACATGTTGGCAAGACAAGAATTGAGGTCAATTGAAGTTGAGTGCGGAAAAAAACAAGCTTACTACGGAATTGAATACGAATAACAATAACGCTCTAAACTAATTATCGCGCTGCCTTGAAATCAACACCTCCAACCCTATTGACCACTCCCGCTCGGTGGTAGTAAGTACCAGACCTAACGTATGGATCCAACTTCCAGTAGTTCATCTGTAGCAATTGAATTACCTCATCTCGCCTCTCGTGCGCTTCCTTTCCAGCGTCTGTATCGGGATCTGTGCCAATCCAATCAACAGTCGACCGATTGAACGAGTCAATCAATTCCTGTCGCTCAATCTGTATctttatcttcttctcctcagacTGCATCCTCTCGTTCTCAGAGGGAACAGGCTCTATATATTTGTACTCCCAGGGATCTTCACCACCATAAGACTTCTGCAGGTTCTCCTTGGcgatgaacttgagaaggCCCTTGGTACCGCTGGTGAAGTGGACCTTTGATGCCACGACAGGGTCAAGCCAGTGCTTGATGACGGTCCAAACGCCTGGAAAGGATTAGCATGTAAATAGAGTTAGAGGTGGCAGAGTGTCAAGCTTACCCCAAAATACGAATGGCGCATTGTGCACAAGCACTACCGAGAGGGTTTCGGGGTAGCGCTTCTCAAGAATATCGACGAGGAACTTGACGACATGAAAGTCCATGTTGCGAAGACCAAAGCCTGTGAGATCGAAGATCAGGCAGACCTT from Fusarium fujikuroi IMI 58289 draft genome, chromosome FFUJ_chr04 harbors:
- a CDS encoding related to CSR1-phosphatidylinositol transfer protein, which gives rise to MPSSSEPGTRGNLTLEQKKSLQEAWVHILRLCGNENITHDAPDNTDEYLQHLKNKDSDHFSRNLWESIMADHPDTTLLRFLRARDWDVNKAVDMAVSALNWRDERQIQKTIVGGGEAVGLKKTLTTDEESFMAQYRSGKSYVRGTDKDNYPVYVIRVRLHDPHKQSAESMEEYVLHNIETLRVMAREPQDKVCLIFDLTGFGLRNMDFHVVKFLVDILEKRYPETLSVVLVHNAPFVFWGVWTVIKHWLDPVVASKVHFTSGTKGLLKFIAKENLQKSYGGEDPWEYKYIEPVPSENERMQSEEKKIKIQIERQELIDSFNRSTVDWIGTDPDTDAGKEAHERRDEVIQLLQMNYWKLDPYVRSGTYYHRAGVVNRVGGVDFKAAR